The Patescibacteria group bacterium DNA window TATTACGCTCGAACTCGCAAGAGCGCCAAATATAGTATCAAAAAAGAAAGAACTGACGCCGGGGCTTCCAAGCAAGAAAACGATCTTTCTGTTGAAGCTGCTCTATTGCGATTATTACAAAATCTCGACTTATCTATCCCTACGCCACGGGTGATTTTTGTTTCTGAGAATCCTAAAATGTTTGCCTATGAATACATCGAGGGCGAAATGCTTTTGGGTTTATGGTCACTTTTTTCAGAGGAAGAAAAGATCAACACCTGTCGCGCGTTAGGATTTTTTCACGCAGAACTTGGCAAGAAAGTTACCAAGGAGATGCTGGAGCCAATGAATATCCAGATCAATATGTCTTCCGACCTTCACCCTGAAGTTTCTGCTGATTTTGGTCGATTGATTCTCGACCCCGATGTCCCTGAGGAATTTAAAATTCTGGCGAAGGAGGCCAAAGTGATTTTCGACAGGACTCAAGATAAACAATTCTTTCAGTTTCTTCATAATGATTCACACCACGAAAATATTCTCATTAAAGAAAAAAAAATTTCCGGAATTATTGATTTTGGCGCCGCAGAATTTGGCGAGGTGGCCAAAGAATTTTCTCGATACATCAGGGATTTCCCGGATTATTTCCAATACATCGTTTCTGCCTACGAAGAAAAATCCGGTAACAAACTTTCCTACGAGCGACTTGTCAGTTTTGCTTTTTTGAACGATTTTGTGGATGTAATTGCAAACCACAGGAAAGGAGCTGTCGATCGAATAAAAGCAGAAAGTTCTTTGGCTACTTACCAAAGATTGTTGCACCGAGGTGTTGTTAATTAGCTTCTCTCTCGCTGATTGCTCTTTTGAGAGAGGGGGAGTACAATTTCCAGATATAAACTAATTTAAAACTATGGATAATCCAGCTCCGGAAAAGAAGCCTCCAGTCATTGAAACACCACCTTTCGACATTGACGTTGCCATGAAGAACGCTAAGTTTGTGCAGTATTTAAACGAGATTCCTGGTATTGAGAACAGTCTCGATGATGTTGACGCTATTAAGCAACGATTTGAAACATTTCAAAAGAAAGATACAGTTTCAAGAGGATTGCAGGAGTTTTTCAAACAACAATTCGAATTAGAAACGGAGAATAAACTTTCTCCTACCGAGCTCGCATCAGTTGCTAAATTTATTGAAGATCAGGTAAAAAATAACCCTGAATTGATCAGCGAGTTTGAGGGACAATTGACCAGAATTAAAAACGGCCCGGCTGAAATTGCGGCACTTGAGAAGCAGGTGGCCGATGTGGCTAATGTTGACTTGAAAAATTTGCAAGATGAGCACGGAGAATTGCTAAAAAGACAGGCTGATTTGAAGGAAAAAGCTTCGGACGCTATAGAAACAAGGGGTGATACATGGCGTGGTATTTTAGAGAAACAGGAAAAATTTCCATTTCTCGCAAAATTTGCAGGCAAATCTTTGGACAAACGACAAAAATCTTTTGAAAATGAACTTAAGGATATTGACGAAGATATACAGGCTAATCTAGAGGCCCAAAAAGAAGCTGGAGCTACAAAAGTAGCGCTTGCCGAGGCAAAGGAGCGTTATGCGTCAATGCGTCAGGAAATTCTCCGAAACACTCCACTCGCTGGAGAGATTACTAGAATTGCTCAGGCAAAAGCTCAGGAAAAATTAAAGAGTCTCATTGATCCGAAGGCTGGACTAGAGAAAATTGAACAAGGCAGAAAATATCTTGAAAAGTTAATTGCCAGCAGAGATTCCGAATCGGGCTCTGGGGCAGATTACCTTAACGGTGAGACAGAAGAGACGGTCAGACAAAGAATTGATACGGCGGTAGAGGGAGTTATTACTGGTAAAATAGTTGAAACCGTTAAGAAATTGAATTTTAGTGACGGAGCCTCGGAAAAGCTCGCTAAATCTCTCGAGAAATTTGCAGAAAAAGTAGGCGCTAAAGATCAAGGCGAATCACGAGCTTTTGTTGTGAATATTTTGGAGGGTATATTGGCTGGCAAGGACGGTGTTGAGGCAGAGAAAGGCCCGAAAAGACTTTTAATTAAGCGTCTCATTATTAATCTCACAAAATAATTTATGGCCGACATTGATACAGAAAAATTGGAAGAGCTTTTAGCTCAAAAGAAAGGCAAGGAAGCGGCTGAGCTCTTGAAAAACTTTTTCGACAATATTTCTGAAGAGCAAAAAGGAGCGGCGTATGCTGAGTATGCCCTAATTCACATGAAGGTCATGAATGCTATTGATGATGAGTATAAGGAGTACCTCAAAGACGTTTTAGCAAAACTTCAAATGCTCAAGTCAGCTGAAAGTAAGACTACGGATATGATTAAGCTTAAGCAGGCACGAGTGAGTTTGAGCTAATACCGAAAACGCCCCAATCTGCCGCCGCGGATTGGGGCGTTTTCACTATCACTATCTTCAGAAAATAGGGTATAATTTCTCCTATATGGAAAATCGATCTCTGGGCGTTGAGACCAAACAGTTTAGTTCTCCTGAAGATGAACTGAAATTTTTGCGTGAGGAAGTTTCTCGGCATCAAGTTGAAGCCAAAAAAGTTGGAACAGAACAAGCTCCTGATGTGGCTGCGAGTAGGGTACTTAAAGAATATGCCGCCAAACCTGTAGAAAAAGTGTTAGCACCTAATTATGCTTTGGAGCAGGTGCACAAGGAAGCCATTGTTCTCGAACTTTCTCCGGAAGAGCATGATAAAAAAATTGAAGAACTGATTGCTGTGCTTGAAGAGAAAGGCATAAAAAACACTCTGAGTATTATTCAAAAACTCGGGGATTTTCACCTGGAAGATGATTTTCATCGATTTTTAGTTCAGTATGTTAAAGCAGGGTTTGTGATCAAAGGTTTGCAGGAAAAAACCCCGCTTGCAAAGGCTTTTCATAGCACGCTCTATGAAATCAGTTTGCCTGAACTTTCAAAAGAAGATGGAGAAAAAGAATTAAAGGACCTGATTGCTGGCATGGAGCAATTTTACGCCGGCATGATGAGCGTTTCGCCTGACGGCAAATCGAACAGTGACTCATTCAGTGTGGAAATTGCTAATGCCAACGGTAGTGAAGAATTTATTTTTTATGTTTCAGTGCCCGATAGTAAGCGCGCGCTTTTTGAAAAGCAGATTATGTCGATTTTTCATAACGCTAAAATCAAGGAAGCCAAAAATGATTATAATATATTTAATGAATCCGGTGTTTCGATTGCTTCACAGGCATATTCTGGAAGAAAGCCGGTGTTTCCACTTAAAACTTATGAGGAATTTACTGTTGATCCTCTAAA harbors:
- a CDS encoding phosphotransferase codes for the protein MENQEEQLKLKIQELLGEEIADFSLKGKGYCNDVYYARTRKSAKYSIKKERTDAGASKQENDLSVEAALLRLLQNLDLSIPTPRVIFVSENPKMFAYEYIEGEMLLGLWSLFSEEEKINTCRALGFFHAELGKKVTKEMLEPMNIQINMSSDLHPEVSADFGRLILDPDVPEEFKILAKEAKVIFDRTQDKQFFQFLHNDSHHENILIKEKKISGIIDFGAAEFGEVAKEFSRYIRDFPDYFQYIVSAYEEKSGNKLSYERLVSFAFLNDFVDVIANHRKGAVDRIKAESSLATYQRLLHRGVVN